In the Candidatus Chromulinivoraceae bacterium genome, AACCTGGAAGAAGCTTACTACGCAAAAAATGGCTACTACCCGGATACTATCAATGAAAGCGTCCTCCCTGCTATGGATCCTGCCCTCTTTACAGATCCTGACGGCACAAAGATAAACGATACAAGTGCCGAATACCACTATGACGCGAGCAACTGTCAAGACAGCAAGTGCAAAAGCTACAAGCTAACCGCCGACATGGAAAAAGAAGCGTCCTATACTAAGACCAGTCGTCACAATTAACA is a window encoding:
- a CDS encoding type II secretion system protein translates to MKRTSGFTVIEIIVVIAFLGVASVLLLLQRNDLSAAQRDSQRKTAINAMYYNLEEAYYAKNGYYPDTINESVLPAMDPALFTDPDGTKINDTSAEYHYDASNCQDSKCKSYKLTADMEKEASYTKTSRHN